Genomic window (Shewanella psychropiezotolerans):
ACCGTAAATGTATCACCTTCTTCAGGTTGCAATTCTGGGTTACCACCAGAACGACCACGAACCTGAGTATCGGTTTGCTCATATCCACCAGCAGCTACACCAGATGCCATACAACGTGCTTGTCCATCAGCACTTAAGCCACCGTAGTTAATCGTACTACATGGATCGACAGCTTGGTCGAAATCATCGGCTGGCGAGCTGAACAGCTCATCTACAGATGGAGCTCGGAAAACATTACCCGCTGTAGCACGAACAAGTAAACTAGAAATCGGCATATACTTCAGTGAACCTTGTACCGAAGTATTACCACCAAATGAACTAAAGTTATCATAACGAACACCGACATTAGCTTCTAAGAGTTCAGCACCCGGAACACCAGCTAAAATAGGAACAACAAACTCACCAAAGAGACTGTTTACACGGTAACCGCCTTCAGTACCCGCTCCTTTGTTACCTGAAACTGCACCTTTCGCTTTACCCGAGTCAGGTGAATAAGTGTACTGTTCATCACGATATTCATAACCTACACTCATTCCAACATAACCTGCAGGTAATTCAAACAGTTCTGAATTAGTAAGGTTAAGAGTTAATACATCTTGACGAGTATTGTATGTATCTGTGAGGTCGGCTTCAACATAGTCCAATGCTTCTTGAGAAATATTTCCTTCCCCAAACATGTTCATTGGAGTACAACCTTCGATAATCGCACCAGCTTCACCACACTTTACGACACCATCCGTGTCCATAAAAGAAGCACCTAATGCATTAGCAATGTTTGCAGCAACAAACTGACCTTTATCTATATCTGTACGTGTACGGTAGCCCCAATTATAAGTGGCATTCCATTCCCAAACCTCAGCGAACTCACCAGAGAAACCTGCAACAGCTTGAACGTTAGTTACATCTTGTGAGAACTCTCGGTTACTTTCAGTAACACGACGTCTAACATCTGTTACATCGACACCGAATGGGTTGTAATAACTGTCGGCTGAAATACCTTGAGCAGCATTACCGTCAGCATCTCTCACATTTGCACCTGGATCAAATCGAGAATCATAAGGCATTGGAGCTAAACGCTGAATAGATTTACGATTACTCAAACGAATTGCACTTTCAAATCTCACAGAATCAGAGATTTCGAAATTCCCTTCAGTAAAGACGTTGATGCGTTCAAACGGGGTTTGTAGGTAGTTTACTGGAGAATAATTATAAAAATCATTATTTGCATCACGGAAACAACTCGTTGATGCAGGGACACTACCACTACATCCAGCTAGACTAGGATCAAAAACTTGTCCGCCAGTAGCACCATTAGGTAAGAATCGACCATTTGGAATACGTGAAGACCCCCAAAAAACAGAGTTATCATCAGTTAGGCCATTCTTTTCAAAATCTTCAACATCCCCTACGTGCAGAGGCTCTTGGAAATGCTTAACACCTTCGTACTGTCCCTGTACAGCGCCTTCTTGCTTGTTGTACTCTGCACCGAAAACGATATTACCACCGTCAAAAGCTTTACCCGCGATTAATGAAACAGAATCGTTAGCGGCCCCATCAGTGATTTCTGTCCACTCTTTTCGCTGAACACTAATTTCAACACCTTCGAAATCATTGCGAGTAATGATGTTTACAACACCAGCAACGGCATCTGCACCGTAAATAGCAGAAGCACCATCTTTAAGAATTTCAACACGCTTAATCATAGATGCTGGAATAGTTTGAAAGTCACCACCATCAACCGTACGTTTACCATTAATAAGGACTAGAGTTCTAATTGATCCCAAACCACGTAAGTTTACAGTTACAGCCCCCGAACCGCCATTGTTTGTCGTCGAAGTAACCACACCACCGTTCATTGCTGGAAGTTTTTGAATTAGCTGACCGATATCAGTGATACCGAGATCTTCAAGCTGACTTCTTTCAATTACTGTAACTGGGTTGGCACCTTCAATATCTACTCGTTTGATACGTGAACCCGTTACTGAAATTCTCTCTACGTTTGCAGACTCATCAGCCGCAAAAGCTGTTGGAGCTGTAATTGCTGCTGTTGCTGCAGCACCACTAATTAGTGCGAAACGCACTGAATTAGCTAATAAGCTATTTTTGTACATGTTGTTTCTCCCTGGACTCTTATTTTTTATATTTTTTAAATGCATTAGAATGAACACAAATCGTTACATTGGAATACATTCGCAAACAAATAAGACCACACATGAAACATTTAATCAACAAGTACACGCTAACTTTCACAGACGTTCCAGTTTATTGATTATTTTGTATACAATAAAGATTTATAAGCTGATTTAAATCCTCACAAGAGTTGTAGTAAAATGCTCAGCGGTAAGAGAAGGAATGAACAAGAAGAAGGGATTAACTTTCGACATTATTAATTATCGATTTAAAAACAGCACATTAGAGTCACGAGAAAACATGGATATCGCTTTTGAATTTTTCATTCCCCTCATAACAAGATTAAATTAAGAGTGTTTTGACATAATTAAACTTGTATATGTCGACTCTAGCTCTCTACCACAGTTCTCGTTTACGTAAACTTTAATGTACGGTTTGTCAGTTTTTGTTTTTCAATCTGGAAAATAGAGTCTAGGAGATAGTAGTCATATATATTTGATGGGTTGGTTAATTACACAAGAATATTTACCCATATGAAGTATTCTTCGCACATAAAAAAACGCCCGTATAGGGCGTTTACAACAAGCTAAGTAGCCAGCTTATTACATGTAGTATCTAATGCCGATTGCCACGCCATCACTCTCATCTGGAGTCTGGTTTGCAACATTGAAGTCACTCATGTCTTTACGGGCTTCGATGTAAAGCATTGTCTGCTCATCCCACACATAGTGAAGACCCGCTACAATAAACTGACGCTTAAACTCGCCATCATTATAAAGTGCTTCATAAGCGTCGCCAGCCTTTAGGTAGTTATAAGCAAAGATAGGCTTAAGACCATTATCAAACTTGTAGCTGAACAGTGATTCAAGACCTACAGCATCAGGCATTAAACGACCAATGTTATCTGTATCATGGAATTCGTTCTTGTTGATGTTAATCGCCGCATAGAAACCAGGTTGTTCAAACCCGCCCCAAGTCAAACCAGCACCATAGATGTAGTCTGTTTCAGAGATACCTTCACCAGACTCCAAAGTACCGTCAAACTCACCTAAGTTAAAACCAGCAGTAAGCGTTAGCATATCTGTGGCAGCATAAGTGATAGAGCCACCAACAGTATTGTTGTATTCAATTGTACCTAAAGAGTCACCCGTAATAGCCATTGGGCTACCGATCATGACGCTATTATCAGCTGTCGGGAACATTAAAGAATTATCTTCAATCAGATCAAAACTATCTTGCTTTAGCTGCACTTGCAGGCCGAAGCTGACATCACCGAATGCATTACGGTATTGAACTGTGTTATCACCACGACCAGTACCGTTTACTGCACCATCGGCCTTGTTGTAAGTGTAAGTACCCGACGCATTACCATCCCAAGTGTTTACCAGGTTGGTGTTATAGACTACGTCGTACCAAACGCCCCACTGCTTACCGATAGAGAGTGAACCATACTTATCGTGTGCAAGACCTGCATAACCGAGACGGTTGGTAAGGAAGTCACCACTTTGAGATTCGAAGTTACTCTCGCTACTGTAAACAATGTCACTAGTACCAAATGGGTTTACACCCCACTCAAGTTTTACAAATGTTTTCCAGTCATTATCCATGTCACGGGTAAAACCAAAGTTGATACGTGATGAACCATTTACCACCTCTGTAGCACCTTGAGTGTTGATGATGCGGGCATCCATCCAACCGCCGATCTCTACTGAGTTTTTGTCATCTTTATAGATTTCAATTGCCGATACTGACGGGACAAATATGACGGCTGCCAATGCCGATGCTACTAAAGTTCTTTTCATGTGATGTCTAACCTTTATGTTTTCAGTCTGCTTGGTTCTATTTTTTGTCATTCCATTGTTCTTTGTCTTCCTAGTTGCAGCTGAGGTTAGCAAAAGATTAGTTATCGCTCAAAGACGAAAGTCACAAAAACCACCTGTTTTTTCATCATTTTAACCAAGAAAACCTTTTTATAGCAGACGATAAACCATTTGTTAACATAAAAGCAGAACAATCTTAAGAAAGTACTCACTAAATTAACGACATCTGCTTAGAGCTGATGTCCGAGAAGCGTTTATCGAGCAAACCTAGAACAGGTTCGGCGATGGGGCAAGCTGCCTTGTTAAATAGTAATGATAATCAATAATAGATTGACGATACTTAACCGGTTCGGCGCCGTTGAGTGTCATAAGGTACTCAATTTTAGTCCCCCTCTTTGAGAAACGCTCAGAGCCTGAAAAGTCGCACATCATTTTCGCCGCCTTAACATGAGGAGATGACTTAGCCGTATAATCGGCAATATCTCTACGCAGGCGCTTACTAAAGACGAGTTCTTCATCCAACTTGCCTTGCATCAGGTCATTGACCACCTCTTGTAAGAAGGCCATCACATCTTCTTTAGAAAATAGCCGGTAATAGAGTGCCTCTTGTATACGTCTGGCAAGCGGACTCCAGTCACTGCGCACTTGCTCCATTCCTTTAAAGACGAGCTGCAATTCTCCTTCATGATTAGTAAAAGCACCTACGTATCGTTTCTTAGACCCTTCAGTAGAACCTCTCAGAGTTGGCATAAAAAACTGCTCATAATGACATTCAAATTCCAACTCTAGATGACACGCTAAATTCATCTCTTTATCTAACTTATGTTTCCATCTAGTGTTAATCGTTTCAACTAAGCCCTTACCTATCTTATCGACATCGATATCCGTCGGATCTTTCCCCAGCCAGACAAAGGTTGAATCGGTATCGCCGTAGATGACCTGGTAGCCAAGTTCCTCAATCCAGGCTCGTGTCTGTTTCATTATCTGATGACCCCTTAGGGTAATAGAGCTAGCAAGCCTGGCATCATGGAATACACAACCACGGGAGCCTAATACGCCATAGAGAGAGTTCATAATTATCTTTATGGCCTGTGACAGCGGCGCATTCTTTTCGCTCTTCGCCTCTTCCCTATGCTCCGAGAGTGTTTTAATCAGCTCTGGTAATATGGGAGAATCCCGGCTAAATTTTGCTCCCAAGAAACCCTCAACATTATCTGCTTCAGGTTCCGACAGTCCCTTGATAAGTCCTTTAGGATCGATTAAGAAGGTTCTGATGATGGAAGGATAAAGGCTCTTAAAGTCGAGCACTAAGATATGCTTATAAAGGCCGGGGATAGAATCCATCACATAGCCACCCGGACTCTCTAATCCTTGGCTAGTCGCCATTGCGGGGGCAACGAAACCCGCCCTGTGCAGGTGAGGCAAGTATAAGTTATTGAATGCCGCTACCGAGGCGCCGACTCTGCCGAGCTCTAACCCGGTCAGCCTAGAACGCTCTAAAGCAAACTCAAACAACTGGGTTTTCTTGAACACATCCCACACCAAGCGGCTATCGGTTAAATTATAGTGGGCGAGCGCTGCTTTATTATGATGAAATAGCTCGGTTATCTCCTCTCCTCGATTCTCAACCCCCTTCTTACCGCTGGGCAATGCTTTGCCCTCCTCGAGCAAGGCACGTGCAACAGACTCTAATGAGAAACTATCGAATCGATAGAATGCCGCCTTTAACCAATCAATGCCGTCTAACACAACTCTGCCGGGCAGAGAAAGAGTCTCAGGACGGTACTTATCCGGAATTTTCCAGCTCAGTTCAGCGCCTCCCCTGCCGATTGCAAGCTTGATCCCATGTAGTTTTGCTCTTCTATAAACAAGCGCCAGATCGAACGTCACCACGGCCCAACCTATGATGATGTCAGGATCATACTCTGCAAACCAATCAATTAAACTGAGGATAAGTCCTCTCTCATCAGCTACCCACTCTATATAATCAGCTTGGTCATCAGATATTGCCGATGTATCGCTGCTTATCTCACAAGGTGAGCCCACCATGATCACTTTCTTATACTCGTCATTTGATGTCTTGCCGTAGAGGCCGACCGAGTAAAGCTCGCCCGACATACTGCATTCAAAATCGAGAGATATGGCTTGAAGTTGGATATCAACAGAGTTTTTTCTTGCTCGAGTGGCAGTAAAACTGGCCAGTCCTCCCTGCTTTTGAGGATCGAATTGACCGATAAACTCTACATCCAGCGCTATGTATCTCTCTATCAAGTATCTGTGTTCTGGACGAATATCAGTTTCAAACAGAGGAATGCCGAGATCGACAGCGCCTCTGATCACCTGTCTGAATACTTGTGATGAGCTCGCATAAATGGCGGTGACAGGGTCGCTATTAAAGTTATTAAGCGGCAGATCCACCAGTCTTAGTTTTGCTGACTGCGGCAATGCTTGCAGACTGGGCACAGCAGATGTTGCACAGAAACACATATATTCAGCATGAGGAACTTTGACTAAAACGGGGCCATCGGTGGTTTTAATATAATAATGCAGCCAAGCCATACCCGAATGCTGCACCGTATGGCGAGAAAGAATCCGCCCCTTAACCGATGAGGTTCCACTGAGCTCTAAAGAGGGCTTTACTGACATAATTTGTCTATCCAAAACAAGGACTCGATGAAAATGGGATCACATTTAACTCAATAATATAAAATTAGAGTAGTTAAGGCTATGCAATCACTGTTATTATGTACAGCTCTATTTCTCTTCCATATATACCTATGCTATCGGCCGACGTAAAAACACAGATCCGCTCCATATATAAAGGTATTGCAAACTCCTTGCCTGACTTTCGTCCAAGGCGTGAGCAAAACTACATAGTCGCCGAAATATCTAAGACCTTAGCCGGTGAATACGATAAAAGCAGGCGAATTATCGTGGTCGAAGCTGGCACAGGGATAGGTAAATCATTAGCCTACATATTAGGCTCTATTCCATTGGCACTGGCCAGTAAGAAAAAAGTCTGTATCGCCACTGCGACCGTAGCCCTGCAAGAGCAGCTGTTGCACAAGGACCTGCCCTTCTTTTTACAGCAATCTGAGCTAAACTTTACCTTCGGTTTAGTCAAAGGTCGGCAACGCTATGTTTGCCTATCTAAATTAGAGATGTTAATCGGATCCGATAACAGCACTCAGATGGCGATGTGGCAGACCAAACCCGACAACAGCCAGATAAAGCTGCTGCAGACATTATTGAAGCAGTACCATGAAGGTAAATGGAACGGCGAGCGTGACACCTTAGTCAAACAGCTCCCCGACCACCTATGGCAGCAGATAGCTTGTGATAAACACAGCTGTCACAGACAACTCGCCAGCCACAGGAATTGTCCTTTCCATAAAGCACGTGAAGATATCGATAACTGGGATGTGTTGATCGCTAACCACAGCCTCTTGTTTGCCGATCTGGAACTAGGTGGTGGAGTCATTCTGCCCGATCCCGAAGACGTGTATTACATCATAGATGAAGCTCACCACCTGCCAATGGTTGCCAGAGACTTCTCCAGCGCACAAACCACACTCAGGGGCGCAGTCGACTGGCTGGAGAAAATAGAGAAGACCTGTAGCAAGTTACAAAACCAAATAAAGAGTAACCACATCATAGGCCCGGCGCAGGCAATGCAGGACCATATTACCGATCTTACGGGTCAACTCACTCAGATAGCTCATTTTTGTGATAGTCAAACACACAGGTTCGACAATCCTGAGAATCGTTTACGCTTCGAGCATGGCAAGCTACCCCAGGCGCTGCTTATCCAGGCAGAGAACTTAGCCACGGTATCGACTACGGCCCTCAAGCAGTTCAATAAGATGTTAGCCTTGCTCAGTGAAGCCATAAAAGATGGCGATATTCCAAAACATCAAGCCGAACAGCTGCTCACAGAAACGGGCTTCATGTTGCAGAAGCTGGAAAATCTCCAGAAGCTGTGGAAGATGATGGCGAAGGAAGATCACCCCAAAGGGGCTCCTATGGCACGCTGGATTGAAATATTAACCGGTAAACAGACAGATTACCTGTTCAGTGCATCCCCCATAGAAGTCGGCTTCATGTTAGAAAAGCTACTTTGGGATAAGGCCGCAGGTGTGGTGCTTTGCAGCGCGACTTTACGAGCCTTAAATAATTTTAATCATTTCACCCATCAAGTTGGCCTGTCACTCAACGACGGTAGCCGCTTTCTAGCCATGGACTCGCCCTTCGACTTTGAACAGAATGCTACCCTGTTTCTGCCTCAGATGAACAATGAGCCTACGGACGAAAAATTCACCGAAGAACTCGCCCAGCAGATCTTAGCCCTGATTGAAGGTGAGATGGCCACCTTAGTCTTATTCGCATCTTATTGGCAGATGGAGAAGGTCGTCGATATGGTCGAGAGTAAGATCAAAACAGGCTTACTGATCCAAGGCACTATTTCCAGACAAGAAATTTTATCGGCCCATAAGAAACGATGCGATAACGATGAACCTAGTATCATATTCGGTACAGGTAGCTTCTCTGAAGGATTAGATCTACCGGGCGATTACCTGACTAACTTGATCATCACAAAACTGCCTTTTGCGGTGCCCACCTCTCCCGTCGAACAGGCTCACGCGGAATATATCAAGATAAAAGGCGGAAATCCCTTCATGCAGCTGACAATCCCCGATGCTTCGCGCAAATTAATACAGAGTTGTGGTAGATTACTACGCAACGAGCAAGACTATGGACGTATCACGATTTTAGATCGACGTTTAGTCACTAAACGGTATGGAAAATCACTGCTCGATGCACTCCCCCCTTCAGACGCGTAATTGAGTAGGATTTTTTTTTGGATTTACTGTTTGAACCCAGCACTTGGGCCATTCTAGCCGGGATCGGTTTACTCGCAGGTTTTATCGACGCCATCGCGGGAGGTGGAGGTTTACTCTCTATTCCGGCCCTTCTCGCTTTGGGCATCAATCCTCATACGGCACTGGGCACCAATAAATTAGCCGCATGCTTTGGGTCTTCTACGGCTGCCTATACCTATTATAAACAAAACCTATTCACGCCTCAGTTGTGGTACTACACCTTTATAGCCACTTTTTTCGGCGCGATAGCTGGCACCTTCATCGTCTCTCTTATCGATAGCCGTTGGTTAGAAAAACTGCTACCACTGATGATCATGATTATTGCGATTTACACGCTACTCAAACCCAATGCCATGGGCTGCAATACATTCACACCACTTAAGCAACCAGCGTCTAAAATTAAGCAATGGCTCCAAGGCTTTCCACTTGGATTTTATGATGGCTTCGCCGGGCCTGGTACAGGCGCATTCTGGACTATAACCAGTACCACTTACCATAAGCTGCCGCTTCTTCACAGCTGTGGCTTAGCCAGGGCAATGACATTCACCAGTAATCTCACCTCTTTAGTGATCTTTCTCACACTTGGGCAAGTGAATGTCATTATCGGTCTTTCAATGGGTCTATGTATGATGCTAGGTTCCTTTATCGGTGCAAGAACGGCGATAAAATTCGGCGTCCAGTTTATCAGACCCGCATTTATCACTCTGGTATTGTTGATCGCGGCAAAGTTAGCTTGGGATGCATGGGTCTAACTATGAATACGAATGAACTCCTAAGGCAGTTATCAGTCCAATTGAAGCAGCTAGAGCAGGACGTGCTTCAACACGATGCTAATTTGCCCAAGAGAGAGCAGAAACTGCTTAGAGATACCGACAGATTTAACGACCAACTCTTTATCCAATCCGGCGCTAAGCTTGCGCCCTGTATAGAACAGATAAACAAGAGTATTAAGCAGCTAGGTCAGCTGATAAAAGGTAACATATCTACCCATACCATAGCCTTGAGCTGTGAACGTATCCAAGATAGGTTTACCGCCGTAAGAAGAGCGCTAAATACCACCTCATTAGGGGCCAATTCGGCATCGCAGCAAAGAGCTTTTCGAGTCGCCCAAGCAAAGAGGCGTAGAAATAAGTCCCACGATGAGAGCGGCTTCAATTGGATCGCCGCCGGAGTCATGCATAATAGTCACCAACTGTATGCAGAGCTCAACAAACATCTCAATTGGGTGAGTAAATTTGAACAGAAAATCCTCATTTTGCAATCACAACTGAATAACTGTCATAGTGCTGACAAAATCCAGATGCAAAATGAGATCCTGTTGGTTCATCGACGACTAGGAAAGTGTCGACAAGCCATCAGCTATATAGAAGATCGCATTCAAGCGTTTGAGCGTCCATTCTCTCAAAACTATAAGCCTTTTAATCGTTAAGGAGCAACAATGAAGTCACTCATGTCTATCACCGCAATCTTGGCTCTGCTGGGTTCATCTTCGGCCCTGGCAGCTAATTTGAATATCCCAATGTCATTTGAATATCTGGCCATCGACGGTAAGAAAGTCGAAAGCAGTTTATTCAGCCATAAATCAGATCTTGAATTAGGCCAGGGCACACACAAGATTGCGATCCGTTACCATGATATGGTTCAAGATGATTTCAGTGACAGTGAAAGCTTTATCAAGTCATCTCCCTTCATCGTTACCCTTGCAGTTGATGGCGACTATGAGTACACATTGAAGCCCGCCGATGGCGACATCGTAAAACAACCTAAGTCTTTCGCTAAATCTCCGCAGGTGGTGATCACCCGCACTGACAAGGGGACTGTAAATTATAAGGTCCTTCAAACAGACTTCACCGAAGACTCCTTCGTGACTAGCCTATTTGGTGGCGGAAATAAACAAGACATTGCAGCGATAACGACTGCTGCTACTGGTGGAGCTGTGATTGCAGCCTCGGCAAGTTCGACACCGACGGCTCCAGTCAGTATCCCGGCCCCAATTGATGCTATGCCAATGGTTCCGGCTGCAGGGAATAAAGCCGATAAAGGCGAGCATGCCCAACAGATGTTGCAGTACTGGTGGCTTCATGCCGATGATAAGACCCGTAAAGAGTTTATGGGTTGGGCCATTCAGCAGCTATAAATACAGCCTCCATCTCGCTTAAAAGCCAAACGCCAGCATAACTTGCTGGCGTTTTTGTATCCGGATTTAGTAGAGGTGAGAGGCATTAATGCCGAATTAGCGCTAAAGTTATCTTTGAAGATATTGCACTTTTCTATTGCCGCTATATAAATATGATTGCAAACTGAACTATCTTTCTTATTAGACACTAACTGTCACGGAGCATCTGTATGCAATTAGAAATTCGAAACTATTACGAAGTCCTTCTTATGGAACTCTTGTCCGATGAAGGATTACTCGATGAATTACCGGAAGACTACCTGGCAGATCTTTGTTGTGTCACTCTAAACCAGCTCCCGGTTCGCTATATACGGCATCTGGTCGATACCTATTTTTTTGAGGATTACAGTGAGCTGTCCGAAATGAGATCTGAAATCCAAACCGCATTGGAGAAATCGAGAGCATTTCTCAAGGCTAACTTGCATAAGAAAAACAGCTGAAAATAATGGTTAGTCACTGAAGAAGTATTTTGAAATAGAAAAGGATGAACTAGGGGAGATTGGAGGTTCCCCTAGAGCCACACATCAGTACATTAGCCACATGAGTCACTTGCAGTGCTCCCTTGCATCTTCTTATAAAGTTGACCAATACTTGCAGTGACTTACGAGCAGCTTAAAATCTGTCTTTGGTGGCTAATGACTTTCTCAGCTCGCGCTTGCCAATACTAGAACGCAGAATTTCAGGTACGACTATACGCGCATACCATAACCAGATTGGAGCAAATAAGGAGAGTTTGTACTGAACTGATTCTCACGAAATGTACCACCAGAGGTGATTATGACGTAAGTTATTGATGTATAGGATATTGATGTATAGGATATTGATGTATAGGATATTGATGTATAGGATATTGATGTATAGGATATTGATGTATAGAATATTGATGTATAGAATATTGATGTATAGAATATTGATGTATAGAATATTGATGTATAGGATATTGATGTACTAAGAGATTGGAGGTTCCCCTAGAGCCACACCCCGGCACATGAGTCACTTGCTGCGGTTGCTCCCTTCCAGGCCTGGCCGAGTTCACAAGTTATCATTGCGAGGGGACCCTAAGGTCACCATTGCTTTCTTTGAGTAAAATACCTCAGAGAACGGCGAGCATTATCTACTAAGCCCGCCGAGCAATCAAGTCCTAAACAGCAACTATCGTCTTGTTGACTGCTGACTGCTGTTTCTATAAACAGATAGTCTATAGATCTGAGCTATAAGCTTAGAAATACCCTATTTTTCTCAACAAGCTTAGGCCCGATACCCTTCACATTTGAAAGATCACCGATCACCTTAAACTTGCCGTTAGTCTCTCTATATTCGACAATCGCTTTCGCTTTTGATTCACCTATTCCCTTAAGTAAAACCAATTCCTCTATTGAAGATGTGTTGATATTGACATTAAGCTGTTGAACTTGGCGTGCATTTTCATTTTGATGGGTCGTTTTCGATTGGCTAGAAACCTCACCAGCGTAGACGCTGAGTGAAAAAATTGCAGCCATAAGTGTCGCAGATACGAGTGTGCTTTTCATAGTAACTCCATGTTGAGTATTATTCCGTTAATATGCAGCCGTTAATCCATTTATCCCTAGCCACTCATTAAATGTAGATCAAGCCCTCACTTCTTGCCATTTTTAGATCTAACGGCAACCCAAAAGAAGTTAAACCGGACGGGTGTCACAGTTTTTAGTTTTGGAAATTTTCATTTTGACAAGCTTTTAAGAAGGTGAGTGCAAATTTGAAATTCAATCACATATTTTTTCGATCAGAGCGCCGTAAGACTTGTCACACAAATGGCTAAAACACCATACCTGTCACTCAATCATTTCTACTTGAATGTAACAAAGATACACCTCAAATTATTATGCCGAAGTCCTCGTCTAGGTTAGTGTGTGCTAAATATAATAATGAGAAAGAAGGTCGAACTTAGATGGAACAGATCAAAAAAAATGCCGGTGCCCCACAGAAAAAACTGGTCATATTATTCACCGATATTGTCCTTTTTATCATGCTGTATAACTTTCTTCCCTTCGAAGAAGGCATTAATACTGGTTTATCAATTCTGATCTTCGCTGCCATCTTGTGGTTAACTGAAGCGATTCATATCAGTATTACAGCAATATTAATCCCTATTCTTGCTGTTGTTCTCGGCGTCTTTGAAACCAAAGTGGCGATGAGTAACTTCGCTAACCCAATCATATACCTTTTCTTCGGTGGGTTTGTACTAGCAGCGGCCCTGAACCATCAAGGAATAGATAAACTCATAGCACAAAAGGTGCTAACCGCCTCGAAAGGAAAACTTAGCATTGCTTGTATGTTACTTTTTGGCA
Coding sequences:
- a CDS encoding DUF2057 domain-containing protein codes for the protein MKSLMSITAILALLGSSSALAANLNIPMSFEYLAIDGKKVESSLFSHKSDLELGQGTHKIAIRYHDMVQDDFSDSESFIKSSPFIVTLAVDGDYEYTLKPADGDIVKQPKSFAKSPQVVITRTDKGTVNYKVLQTDFTEDSFVTSLFGGGNKQDIAAITTAATGGAVIAASASSTPTAPVSIPAPIDAMPMVPAAGNKADKGEHAQQMLQYWWLHADDKTRKEFMGWAIQQL
- a CDS encoding ComEA family DNA-binding protein; this encodes MKSTLVSATLMAAIFSLSVYAGEVSSQSKTTHQNENARQVQQLNVNINTSSIEELVLLKGIGESKAKAIVEYRETNGKFKVIGDLSNVKGIGPKLVEKNRVFLSL
- a CDS encoding late competence development ComFB family protein, whose protein sequence is MQLEIRNYYEVLLMELLSDEGLLDELPEDYLADLCCVTLNQLPVRYIRHLVDTYFFEDYSELSEMRSEIQTALEKSRAFLKANLHKKNS
- a CDS encoding sulfite exporter TauE/SafE family protein; this translates as MDLLFEPSTWAILAGIGLLAGFIDAIAGGGGLLSIPALLALGINPHTALGTNKLAACFGSSTAAYTYYKQNLFTPQLWYYTFIATFFGAIAGTFIVSLIDSRWLEKLLPLMIMIIAIYTLLKPNAMGCNTFTPLKQPASKIKQWLQGFPLGFYDGFAGPGTGAFWTITSTTYHKLPLLHSCGLARAMTFTSNLTSLVIFLTLGQVNVIIGLSMGLCMMLGSFIGARTAIKFGVQFIRPAFITLVLLIAAKLAWDAWV
- a CDS encoding primosomal replication protein, with the protein product MNTNELLRQLSVQLKQLEQDVLQHDANLPKREQKLLRDTDRFNDQLFIQSGAKLAPCIEQINKSIKQLGQLIKGNISTHTIALSCERIQDRFTAVRRALNTTSLGANSASQQRAFRVAQAKRRRNKSHDESGFNWIAAGVMHNSHQLYAELNKHLNWVSKFEQKILILQSQLNNCHSADKIQMQNEILLVHRRLGKCRQAISYIEDRIQAFERPFSQNYKPFNR
- a CDS encoding porin; this translates as MKRTLVASALAAVIFVPSVSAIEIYKDDKNSVEIGGWMDARIINTQGATEVVNGSSRINFGFTRDMDNDWKTFVKLEWGVNPFGTSDIVYSSESNFESQSGDFLTNRLGYAGLAHDKYGSLSIGKQWGVWYDVVYNTNLVNTWDGNASGTYTYNKADGAVNGTGRGDNTVQYRNAFGDVSFGLQVQLKQDSFDLIEDNSLMFPTADNSVMIGSPMAITGDSLGTIEYNNTVGGSITYAATDMLTLTAGFNLGEFDGTLESGEGISETDYIYGAGLTWGGFEQPGFYAAININKNEFHDTDNIGRLMPDAVGLESLFSYKFDNGLKPIFAYNYLKAGDAYEALYNDGEFKRQFIVAGLHYVWDEQTMLYIEARKDMSDFNVANQTPDESDGVAIGIRYYM
- a CDS encoding DUF6538 domain-containing protein — translated: MWLWYARIVVPEILRSSIGKRELRKSLATKDRF
- a CDS encoding TonB-dependent receptor domain-containing protein — its product is MYKNSLLANSVRFALISGAAATAAITAPTAFAADESANVERISVTGSRIKRVDIEGANPVTVIERSQLEDLGITDIGQLIQKLPAMNGGVVTSTTNNGGSGAVTVNLRGLGSIRTLVLINGKRTVDGGDFQTIPASMIKRVEILKDGASAIYGADAVAGVVNIITRNDFEGVEISVQRKEWTEITDGAANDSVSLIAGKAFDGGNIVFGAEYNKQEGAVQGQYEGVKHFQEPLHVGDVEDFEKNGLTDDNSVFWGSSRIPNGRFLPNGATGGQVFDPSLAGCSGSVPASTSCFRDANNDFYNYSPVNYLQTPFERINVFTEGNFEISDSVRFESAIRLSNRKSIQRLAPMPYDSRFDPGANVRDADGNAAQGISADSYYNPFGVDVTDVRRRVTESNREFSQDVTNVQAVAGFSGEFAEVWEWNATYNWGYRTRTDIDKGQFVAANIANALGASFMDTDGVVKCGEAGAIIEGCTPMNMFGEGNISQEALDYVEADLTDTYNTRQDVLTLNLTNSELFELPAGYVGMSVGYEYRDEQYTYSPDSGKAKGAVSGNKGAGTEGGYRVNSLFGEFVVPILAGVPGAELLEANVGVRYDNFSSFGGNTSVQGSLKYMPISSLLVRATAGNVFRAPSVDELFSSPADDFDQAVDPCSTINYGGLSADGQARCMASGVAAGGYEQTDTQVRGRSGGNPELQPEEGDTFTVGLAWSPEFIDGFSLTVDYWDIELTKGIDGLGAQATMDLCYEEGIDEACGQINRMPSGNIDTINTTNLNLADEKATGLDTEITYSFSTSIGDWRTSLNWTHLIEREKTAYEGADVIELNGRIDTSTARDVYPTDKANFFLNWGLEDISITYSAEYISSIESPYFFFDEQDQHIESQLYHDITGSYIFPTNTKITLGVTNITDEKAPYLDQGFNASTIPETYRVNGRGAFVRISQKF